The Desulfuromonas versatilis genome has a segment encoding these proteins:
- a CDS encoding Smr/MutS family protein, with protein MAKTTKQDIDHDIPEEVELPIDGVLDLHAFRPSEVKYLIPDYLAECRKRGILDVRIIHGKGTGTLQRTVHAILGRIPEVASLRLAGEDAGGWGATLVRLRKLP; from the coding sequence ATGGCAAAAACAACCAAACAAGACATAGATCACGACATCCCGGAAGAAGTCGAGCTTCCCATCGACGGAGTTCTCGACCTCCACGCCTTCCGCCCGTCGGAGGTGAAATATCTTATCCCCGACTATCTGGCCGAATGCCGCAAACGTGGGATTCTTGACGTGCGGATCATTCACGGCAAAGGGACGGGAACACTGCAGCGGACCGTACATGCCATCCTCGGCCGAATCCCAGAGGTCGCATCCTTGCGTTTGGCCGGAGAAGATGCCGGAGGCTGGGGGGCTACGCTGGTTCGTTTGCGGAAACTTCCCTGA
- a CDS encoding transposase, which yields MGYDPEIHRRRSIRLKGYDYSRTGAYFVTICAHSRECLFGEIVDGGMRLNDAGLIARQCWIEIPVHFPQVKLDEFVVMPNHIHGILVITDPGEANATVGAKNFSPLRQPPQRVSPLRQPPQRVLPLRQPPQRVLPLRQPPRMASTPQHPSGTSRTVGSIVRGFKIGVTKWMRNNTPICNVWQRNYYERIIRDDRELAAIREYIANNPAQWGLDKNNPENHKDG from the coding sequence ATGGGTTACGATCCCGAGATTCATCGTCGCCGCTCGATCCGCCTCAAGGGTTACGATTATTCGCGCACTGGAGCCTATTTCGTGACCATCTGTGCGCATAGCCGCGAATGTCTGTTCGGAGAGATTGTGGACGGGGGGATGCGGTTGAACGACGCGGGATTAATAGCCCGGCAATGTTGGATTGAGATCCCGGTTCATTTTCCCCAGGTGAAATTGGATGAATTTGTGGTCATGCCCAACCATATCCATGGAATCCTGGTGATTACCGACCCCGGCGAGGCAAACGCAACGGTAGGGGCGAAAAATTTTTCGCCCTTACGGCAACCGCCCCAACGGGTTTCGCCCTTACGGCAACCGCCCCAACGGGTTTTGCCCTTACGGCAACCGCCCCAACGGGTTTTGCCCTTACGGCAACCGCCCCGAATGGCGTCCACACCGCAACACCCCAGCGGGACGTCCAGAACAGTTGGTTCGATTGTCCGTGGATTCAAAATCGGGGTCACAAAATGGATGAGGAACAACACCCCGATTTGCAACGTATGGCAACGCAATTATTACGAACGGATTATCCGCGACGACCGGGAATTGGCCGCAATCAGGGAATACATCGCCAACAACCCGGCACAATGGGGCCTGGACAAAAACAACCCGGAGAATCATAAGGACGGGTGA